The following proteins are encoded in a genomic region of Brachypodium distachyon strain Bd21 chromosome 1, Brachypodium_distachyon_v3.0, whole genome shotgun sequence:
- the LOC100837652 gene encoding protein NRT1/ PTR FAMILY 6.3 encodes MVPLPETTTEAAAEEGSSSSSSKKYKEEDGSSSTLSDAWDYRGRPAVRENSGGWSSAAMILGVELNERLTTLGIAVNLVTYLTGTMHLGNAASANAVTNFLGTSFLLCLLGGFLADTFLGRYLTIAIFTAVQASGMAILTVSTAAPGLRPVACADPTGASRTCAAPSGAQLGVLYLGLYLTALGTGGLKSSVSGFGSDQFDEADPVERRVMARFFGWFFFFISLGSLLAVTVLVYVQDNVGRRWGYGICVVAVLAGLAVFLAGTRRYRFKKLAGSPLTQIAVVTAAAWTKRRLPMPSDPALLYDVDDAAGEDVVKGKGIKRRLLPHSNQYRFLDQAAIVEPSPASGKNKWACCTVTEVEEVKQVVRMLPTWATTILFWTVYAQMTTFSVSQAQSMGRRLGPFTIPSGSMTVFFVASILLTVPLYDRLVAPLARRLTGHPHGLTPLQRIAAGLALSALAMAAAALTERHRLLSSSKKPPSVFLLVPQFLLVGAGEAFAYVGQLDFFLRECPADMKTMSTGLFLTTLSLGFFLSTALVTAVHAATGSGGRPWLADDIDQGRLDYFYWLLAVLSVLNLAVFVAAARGYVYKDKRLADAGVKVNDDEGLVLHA; translated from the exons ATGGTCCCgctgccggagacgacgacagAGGCGGCAGCCGAggagggcagcagcagcagcagcagcaagaagtacaaggaggaggatggcagcagcagcacgctGAGCGACGCGTGGGACTACCGCGGTCGTCCGGCGGTCAGGGAGAACTCCGGGGGTTGGTCGAGCGCGGCCATGATCCTGGGCGTTGAGCTGAACGAGCGGCTCACCACGCTGGGCATCGCCGTGAACCTGGTGACGTACCTGACGGGCACGATGCACCTGGGCAACGCGGCGTCCGCCAACGCCGTCACCAACTTCCTCGgcacctccttcctcctctgcctcctcggCGGCTTCCTCGCCGACACCTTCCTCGGCCGCTACCTCACCATCGCCATCTTCACCGCCGTCCAGGCCTCC GGCATGGCGATCCTGACGGTGTCGACTGCGGCCCCGGGGCTGCGCCCTGTGGCATGCGCCGACCCGACGGGCGCGTCCAGAACGTGCGCGGCACCGAGCGGCGCGCAGCTGGGCGTGCTCTACCTGGGCCTCTACCTCACGGCCCTGGGAACCGGCGGGCTCAAGTCGAGCGTGTCGGGGTTCGGCTCCGACCAGTTCGACGAGGCCGATCCCGTCGAGCGGCGCGTCATGGCGCGCTTCTTCGgctggttcttcttcttcatctcgCTCGGGTCCCTGTTAGCCGTCACGGTGCTCGTCTACGTCCAGGACAACGTCGGCAGGCGCTGGGGATACGGCATCTGCGTCGTGGCAGTCCTCGCCGGGCTCGCCGTGTTTCTTGCTGGGACGAGGAGGTACAGGTTCAAGAagcttgcggggagcccgctGACGCAGATTGCAGTCGTCACGGCGGCTGCTTGGACGAAGCGCCGGCTGCCGATGCCGTCTGATCCGGCGTTGCTTTACGACGTCGATGATGCCGCCGGGGAGGATGTCGTCAAGGGCAAGGGGATCAAACGGAGGCTGCTGCCTCACTCCAACCAATACAG GTTCCTCGACCAGGCGGCGATCGTGGAGCCATCGCCGGCCTCGGGGAAGAACAAGTGGGCGTGCTGCACGGTGACGGAGGTGGAGGAAGTGAAGCAAGTCGTCCGGATGCTGCCGACATGGGCCACAACGATCCTCTTCTGGACCGTGTACGCCCAGATGACCACCTTCTCCGTGTCCCAGGCCCAATCCAtgggccgccgcctcggcccaTTCACGATCCCTTCAGGCTCCATGACCGTCTTCTTCGTCGCTTCCATCCTCCTCACGGTGCCCCTCTACGACCGCCTCGtcgcgccgctcgcccgccGCCTCACGGGCCACCCGCACGGCCTCACCCCGCTCCAGCGCATCGCCGCTGGCCTCGCCCTCTCCGcgctcgccatggccgccgccgccctcaccgagcgccaccgcctcctttCGTCCTCCAAGAAGCCGCCCTCCGTGTTCCTCCTGGTGCCGCAGTTCCTgctggtcggcgccggcgaggccttcgCGTACGTGGGGCAGCTCgacttcttcctccgggagtGCCCCGCCGACATGAAGACCATGAGCACCGGCCTCTTCCTCACCACGCTCTCGCtgggcttcttcctcagcACGGCCCTCGTCACCGCCGTCCATGCCGccaccggctccggcggccgccccTGGCTCGCCGACGACATTGATCAAGGAAGGCTCGACTACTTCTACTGGCTGCTCGCCGTGCTCAGCGTCCTCAACCTCGCcgtcttcgtcgccgccgccagaggGTACGTGTATAAGGACAAGCggctcgccgacgccggcgtcaaggTTAACGATGATGAAGGCCTCGTCCTCCATGCGTGA